In Spirosoma aureum, a single genomic region encodes these proteins:
- a CDS encoding DUF2905 domain-containing protein gives MNSTIGKYIILIGIGLVLVGLVVYFLGDKLNWLGRLPGDIRIDNKNGGVFYFPIVTCIVVSVVLNLLIVLIRRFFG, from the coding sequence ATGAACTCAACCATTGGTAAATATATCATACTAATCGGAATCGGTCTGGTTCTGGTTGGCCTCGTCGTCTATTTTCTGGGCGATAAACTGAACTGGTTAGGTCGTTTGCCCGGCGACATTCGAATTGACAATAAAAACGGTGGTGTGTTTTATTTTCCCATAGTCACCTGTATCGTTGTCAGCGTAGTATTGAATCTACTTATCGTTCTGATCCGTCGTTTTTTCGGGTAG
- a CDS encoding sugar phosphate isomerase/epimerase, producing the protein MKTLFFCPMWGMESLSYTEAARRVKTAGYDGMEISAGPDKRNEAVQVMYDNGLELILMAFGGGSNFIEHKKKYHDDLLDIASYKPLFINAHTGHDYFTFEQNIELIQVATDVQKQTGVRILHETHRGRFSYSAPAIQYYLLKVPELRLTADYSHWVNVAESYLSDQMENVNRAIAVSDHIHCRVGHPEGPQVNDTRAPEWKDALESHAKWWDAIRARLQKANTPTLTVTCEFGPAGYLPTLPYTQQPIASQWDINVFMKDYLKKRWQV; encoded by the coding sequence TTGAAAACCCTCTTTTTCTGCCCGATGTGGGGTATGGAAAGCCTCTCCTACACAGAAGCCGCCCGTCGCGTGAAAACCGCCGGTTACGACGGCATGGAAATTTCTGCTGGTCCCGACAAACGCAATGAGGCCGTTCAGGTCATGTACGATAATGGCCTTGAGTTAATTCTGATGGCCTTTGGCGGAGGCAGCAATTTTATCGAACACAAAAAGAAATACCACGACGACCTCCTCGACATTGCGTCGTATAAGCCGCTGTTTATTAATGCTCATACCGGCCACGACTATTTTACCTTCGAGCAGAATATCGAGCTGATTCAGGTGGCAACTGACGTTCAGAAACAAACGGGAGTTCGCATTCTGCACGAAACCCACCGGGGGCGGTTCTCATACAGTGCCCCGGCTATACAATACTACCTGCTCAAAGTTCCCGAACTTCGCTTAACTGCCGATTATTCGCACTGGGTTAATGTAGCGGAGTCTTACCTGAGCGATCAGATGGAGAACGTTAACCGAGCCATTGCGGTCAGTGATCATATTCACTGTCGTGTCGGGCATCCAGAAGGCCCGCAGGTCAATGATACGCGCGCACCTGAATGGAAAGATGCGCTCGAAAGTCATGCAAAATGGTGGGATGCCATCCGCGCCCGTCTGCAAAAGGCCAATACCCCTACCCTGACCGTTACCTGTGAGTTTGGTCCGGCGGGTTATCTGCCAACACTCCCGTATACCCAACAACCAATTGCCAGTCAATGGGATATTAACGTTTTCATGAAAGATTACCTGAAAAAACGGTGGCAAGTGTAG
- a CDS encoding DEAD/DEAH box helicase has translation MKTKKTNTDSQDETLTVDQSVMEMAQTDNNDLETPVANTEVENAVAEVISVEDTPVAATTPDATGTPKVDPNQILFSSLDISEDLLRAVTDMGFISPSPIQAEAIPPILAGRDVIGQAQTGTGKTAAFGIPALDLIDVQDRAVQVLILCPTRELALQVAEEIKKLAKYKRGVRIEAIYGGDSIERQIRSLKSGVHIVIGTPGRVMDHMERNTLKLDHVKMMILDEADEMLDMGFREDIENILDDMPEERQTILFSATMSKPIMQITQKFQKDPVLVKVVKRELTNTNIEQVYFEVKPKAKVEVMCRLIDMYDLKLLLVFCNTKRKVDEIVEDLQIRGYQAEGLHGDLRQAQRNNVMSKFRAGTTSILVATDVAARGIDVDDVDAVINFDIPLDEEYYVHRIGRTGRAGKSGRAFSMVGRDEKYRFREIQTYTKVKVEKGVIPSFEDIVGVRKARFIEQIQQTIQESQDLNLYSDMLTQLQHAGFSTEQIVAALVKRSMGLEKNEFADQNLGLEDDRRSGRDKYADRGRGDAPGRFDDRRGGDRGGSRFGDRDRPSYGDRGGNRDRPAFGDRGGNRDRPAFGDRARRSDAPDRDRKPYFDRDEQRAPRERDANMTRLMVSIGRKDYVRPGDIVGAIAGEANIPGNTIGSIDIFDKFTYVDVPKEVANRVLDVMEGNTIKGRRVNIEVAR, from the coding sequence ATGAAAACGAAAAAAACGAACACTGATAGTCAGGACGAAACGCTGACCGTGGATCAATCGGTAATGGAAATGGCACAAACAGACAATAACGATCTGGAAACACCTGTAGCCAATACAGAAGTAGAGAACGCTGTGGCGGAAGTTATTTCTGTGGAAGATACACCAGTAGCTGCCACCACACCCGACGCAACCGGTACGCCTAAAGTCGATCCTAACCAGATCCTTTTCTCAAGCCTTGATATTTCAGAAGACCTATTACGGGCTGTTACCGATATGGGCTTCATTAGCCCATCGCCAATTCAGGCGGAAGCGATTCCACCAATTCTGGCAGGTCGCGACGTTATTGGTCAGGCTCAAACTGGAACTGGTAAAACAGCCGCTTTTGGTATTCCTGCTCTTGATCTGATTGATGTTCAGGACCGTGCAGTACAGGTACTTATTCTTTGCCCAACCCGTGAACTGGCTCTGCAGGTAGCAGAAGAAATCAAAAAACTAGCTAAATACAAACGGGGTGTCCGTATCGAAGCGATTTATGGGGGTGATTCCATCGAACGGCAGATCCGGTCCCTTAAAAGTGGAGTTCATATCGTGATCGGAACACCCGGTCGTGTTATGGACCACATGGAACGCAATACGCTTAAACTCGACCACGTCAAGATGATGATTCTTGATGAGGCCGATGAAATGCTGGATATGGGCTTCCGCGAAGACATCGAGAACATTCTGGACGACATGCCCGAAGAGCGGCAGACGATCCTGTTCTCGGCTACGATGTCGAAGCCGATCATGCAGATCACTCAGAAATTCCAGAAAGACCCTGTTCTGGTAAAGGTCGTCAAACGAGAACTGACCAATACCAATATCGAGCAGGTGTATTTTGAAGTGAAGCCAAAAGCAAAAGTTGAGGTCATGTGCCGTCTGATCGACATGTATGACCTGAAACTATTGCTCGTATTCTGTAATACGAAACGCAAGGTCGACGAGATCGTTGAAGATCTGCAAATTCGCGGTTATCAGGCAGAAGGCCTACATGGTGACCTTCGTCAGGCACAGCGGAATAACGTCATGAGTAAGTTCCGTGCCGGTACGACCAGCATTCTGGTTGCTACTGACGTAGCCGCTCGTGGTATCGACGTAGATGACGTCGATGCTGTTATCAACTTCGACATTCCGCTCGACGAAGAATATTACGTACACCGTATTGGCCGGACGGGCCGCGCTGGCAAATCAGGCCGGGCGTTCTCGATGGTTGGTCGTGACGAAAAATATCGTTTCCGCGAAATTCAGACCTATACCAAAGTAAAGGTTGAAAAAGGTGTAATTCCGTCTTTTGAAGACATCGTTGGCGTTCGGAAAGCTCGCTTTATTGAGCAAATTCAGCAGACGATTCAGGAAAGCCAGGATCTGAACCTGTATTCGGATATGCTTACCCAACTGCAACACGCAGGCTTCTCGACCGAACAAATCGTGGCAGCTCTGGTGAAACGCAGCATGGGTCTCGAGAAAAACGAATTTGCCGATCAAAATCTTGGTCTGGAAGATGATCGTCGGTCGGGCCGTGACAAGTACGCCGATCGTGGCCGTGGCGATGCGCCGGGCCGCTTCGATGATCGCCGTGGTGGTGACCGCGGAGGTTCCCGTTTTGGCGATAGAGACCGGCCGTCTTATGGCGATCGGGGTGGAAACCGCGACCGGCCTGCTTTTGGTGATCGGGGTGGCAACCGCGACCGGCCTGCATTCGGTGATCGGGCCAGACGTTCTGATGCTCCAGACCGCGACCGTAAGCCTTACTTTGACCGTGACGAACAACGGGCACCCCGTGAACGTGACGCGAACATGACTCGTCTGATGGTGAGCATTGGCCGTAAGGATTACGTTCGGCCGGGCGATATTGTTGGTGCCATTGCTGGCGAAGCCAATATTCCAGGCAATACCATTGGCAGCATCGATATCTTCGACAAATTCACTTACGTTGATGTCCCTAAAGAAGTAGCCAACCGCGTTCTTGACGTTATGGAAGGCAATACGATCAAAGGACGCCGTGTAAATATTGAAGTAGCACGATAA